The nucleotide sequence CCTACCTTGCCGCAGCCACCACGGCCGTCTATGAGGCCATGATTGCAGGTACAGTGcctgggggaggtgggagagcCCCCCAGACCCTCATAAAGAAGGGAGTAGCAGATGTCAACAGGGGTAGGCAGAGGGACTGGAATAATGCCTTGCCATAGCACacagcactttacagtttaccAAGCACTTGTACACATGCGTCGTCTCAGTGAATCCCACTGTGGTTGAGAGGTGAGCTCTGGAGGCTGACAACCTGGGTCATACCTGGCGCTCCtatttcctggctgtgtgacttatGACTTCTGACCTCATTGCCAGTGTCTCATTTGTTTTCCCTGTAAACAGGGAATACCTCATAGGTAGAGTAACGCCTGGCCCAGCGCGAAGGCCACTAAGGGCTAGCGATGAACAAGGACTTTGTTTGGTCTCTGTGTGGTTGCTGAGATAGGCACTGCAGGCAGGAGGTGAGTGGATGCGCCTAAAGGCACTAAGTGCCCATCCTGCTACAAAACCGTGAAGCCAGGGCTCCTTCCTGCCACTTAcgaggagtggaggggagggcGCCCAAGTCAGGAATGACTTGGTGGAGAGGCGTCTCTGTTGGCCAGGAAGAGAACAGATCAGCTTAGCCTTTCTTGAGCAGCACTGCTCTGATGTGGCCcaaaccagcagcagcagcaccctgAGCTGTGAGATAGCAAAATCTGAAGCagaagctacatttttttttttttttttgagacagagtcttactctgttgcccaggttggagtgcagtggcacaatctcgtctcactgcaaccttcatctcctaggttcaagtgattctcctgcctcagtctcccgagtagttgggactacaggcccgcaccaccacgcccggcaatttttgttggtttgttttgagacagagtctcactctgtcacccaggctggagtgcagtggcatgatctcagttcactgcaacctctgcctcctgagttcaagcgattctcctgcctcagcctcctgagtagctgagattacaggtggcccccaccacgcctggctaatttttgtattttagtagagacagggttacactaTGTAggacaagctggtcttgaactcctgacctcaaatgatccgcccacttcagcctcccaaaatgctgggattataggtgtgagccacctcgcctggccaatttttgtatttttagtagagacagggtttcaccatggtggccaggctggtctcaaattcctgacctcaggtgatccacccacctcggcgtcccaaagtactgggattacagactactgtgcctggccttgattttgtttttgagatagagtcttactctgtcacccagactggagtgcagtgacacaatctcggctcactacaacttctgcctcatgggtccaagtgattcttgtgcctctgcctccccagtagctgggattataaaggcacctgccattaccctaggctaacttttgtatttttagtatagacagggtttccccacatTGGCCGGGCAggactggaactcctgggctcaagtgatccaccctcctcggccactcagagtgctgggattataggtgtgggccaccccacccagccaggAAGCCCcacgttttttgtttgttttttgttttttgtttttttttgagatggagtctcgctcttgttgcccaggctggagtgcagtggccggatctcagctcactgcaagctccgcctcccgggtttacgccattctcctgcctcagcctcccgagtagctgggactacaggcgcccgccacctcgcccggctagttttttgtattttttagtagagacggggtttcaccgtgttcgccaggatggtctcgatctcctgacctcgtgatccgcccgtctcggcctcccaaagtgctgggattacaggcttgagccaccgcaccccgccttttttttttttgagatcgagtctctctctgtcgcccaggctggagttcagtggtgtgatctcggctcactgcaagctccgcctcccgggttcacgccattctcctgcctcagcctcccaagtagctgggactacaggcgcctgccaccatgcctggctaatttttttgtattttttagtagagacggggtttcaccatgttagccaggatggtctcgatctcctgacctcatgatccacctgcctcggcctcccaaagtgctgggattacaggcgtgagccaccgcgcccggccaggaagcCCCATGTTTTAAGGAGCCCTCTGGGTAACTCTCATGTACCCCCAAGCTGCTGAACCCTGTGCTGGAGTTTCCAGAAGGAAGCGATAAGGACGGGGCAGCGTATGTGCGACAGAGCGTCCCGCTGGTGGGGGTCACGGGAAGCCATGCCCTGGGATAGAGAGAGTCATCCGTAGAGTGGGGTGAACATTCCCTGGCCCCTCTGTCTCATCACTCCTCTTCTCTGTTCCCCCCACCTCCTGACCACAGTGGATACTGAGGCTGTGTGGCTGCTTCAAGGCTGGCTCTTCCAGCACCAGCCCCAGTTCTGGGGGCCCGCCCAGATTGGGGCTGTGCTGGGGGCTGTGCCTCGTGGCCGCCTCCTGGTTCTGGACCTGTTTGCTGAGAGCCAGCCTGTGTACACCCGCACCGCCTCCTTCCAGGGCCAGCCCTTCATCTGGTGCATGCTGCACAACTTTGGGGGAAACCATGGTCTGTTTGGAGCCCTGGAGGCCGTGAACGGAGGCCCAGAAGCTGCCCGCCTCTTCCCCAACTCCACCATGGTAGGCACGGGCATGGCCCCCGAGGGCATCAGCCAGAACGAAGTGGTCTATTCCCTCATGGCTGAGCTGGGCTGGCGAAAGGACCCAGTGCCAGATTtggcagcctgggtgaccaacTTTGCTGCCCAGCGGTATGGGGTCTCCCACCCGGACGCAGGGGCAGCGTGGAGACTACTGCTCCGGAGTGTGTACAACTGCTCCGGGGAGGCCTGCAGGGGCCACAATCGCAGCCCGCTGGTCAGGCGGCCGTCCCTACAGATGAATACCAGTGTCTGGTACAACCGATCCAGTGTGTTTGAGGCCTGGCGGCTGCTGCTCACATCTGCTCCCTCCCTGGCCGCCAGCCCTGCCTTCCGCTATGACCTGCTGGACCTCACTCGGCAGGCGGTGCAGGAGCTGGTCAGCTTGTACTATGAGGAGGCAAGGAGTGCCTACCTGAGCAAGGAGCTGACTTCCCTGTTGAGGGCTGGAGGCGTCCTGGCCTATGAGCTGCTGCCGGCGCTGGATGAGCTGCTGGCAAGTGACAGCCGCTTCTTGCTGGGCAGCTGGCTGGAGCAGGCCCGAGCAGCGGCCGTCAGTGAGGCCGAGGCCGATTTCTATGAGCAGAACAGCCGCTACCAGCTGACCCTGTGGGGGCCAGAAGGCAACATCCTGGACTACGCCAACAAGCAGCTGGCGGGGCTGGTGGCCAACTACTACACCCCTCGCTGGCGGCTCTTCCTGGAGGCGCTGGCTGACAGTGTGGCCCAGGGCATCCCTTTCCAACAGCACCAGTTTGACAAAAATGTCTTCCAACTGGAGCAGGCCTTCGTCCTCAGCAAGCAGAGGTACCCCAGCCAGCCACGAGGAGACACTGTGGACCTGGCCAAGAAGATCTTCCTCAAATATTACCCCCGCTGGGTGGCTGGCTCTTGGTGATAGATTCGCCACCCCTGGGCCTTGTTTTCCACTAACTCCAAGCCGGGGCAGGTTCCAGGGCCTGGAGCTGGACAAGCATCACAGGATAACCCAGGCGTGGGAGGAGGCCCCATGGCCTGCTGGTGGGGTGTGGCCTGGGGCAACTGGAGGGAAATGAACTGCCCTCCACCACCACACAAAGTGTGGGATTAAAGTACTGTTTTCTTTCCACTTAAACTGATGAGTCCCCTGGGTCTGTCAGAATGAGAATGATTGGGAGGACTCTGCCATGATTGGGAGGACTCAGGGCTATAGCATGGCCCTGGGGTGGGACCTGTTCTCCCATCCCTTGCCTCACatccctgtttttgtttgtttttttgttttgttttgttttgttttagatggagtcttgctctttgcccaggctggagtacaatggcacaatctttgctcactgcaaactctacctcctggtttcaagcgattcttttgtgTCTACAAGCTtacaccaccactcccggctaatttttatatttttagtagagacggggttttaccatgttggccaggctggtcttgatctcctgacctcaagtgatccacctgccttcctgccttggcctccctaagtactgagattagaggagtgagccatAGTGCTGGATCACATCCCTGTTTTTAATACTAACCCCTCTCCTTTGAAAGGAGAATGCCTCCTGTTGAAGGAaaacctcttttttatttttttttagagacagtctctctctgatgcccaggctgaagtgcagtgtcgccatcttggctcagtgcagcctccgccgcctgggttcaaacaattcttctgcctcagcctccggagtagctgggactacagacgcgtgccaccacgccgggctaattatcggccaggcagatctcgaactcctgacctcatcatcagcccgcctcagcctcttaaaaagagctgggattacaggcatgagccactgctcctggccaggaaAACCTTTTTTCAAACAGTGTTTTCCTTAGCTGTCATGCCACAACAACAGTCACCAACACAGGAGACTTCTGTCACCAAATATTTGGAGAATTTTTCCCACGCGGCAAGCAGTGAAGAGCAGCTGGGTGTCCTCAAGTTCAGTTCCAATGTAATCAACCAGAGACGGCGTCAGATACCACAGGGTGAGGGCACAGACTCATGAGACTACACCCTCCTTCCCACAGGTCACAAGTCCTGGTCCCGAGAACTTCTGACTGACTGGCTTCAAGTTGGAGTTCCTGAGACCCCCTTCCCCTCTATGGAGTCAACTCATTTGCTCTAGTGACCCAAACACAGGGAAACCCTTATTTACTGCTTTATTACaaggaaaatttttttctctcttcatttttttttgagacagggtctcactgtgtcacccagagtGAGTACAGtggcagggtctggctctgtcatccaggctggagtgcagtggcacgatcttggctcactacagccttgatccCCCACCAAGtaagctgggactccaggcacacaccaccacacccagctaatttttaaatattttttgtagagaccaggtctcactcttgccctggctggtcttgaactcctgggctccagcaatccccttgcctcagtttcccaaagtgctgggattacaggcatgagccactgtgcccagcctcgaaggatattttaaagattagaaataaATAGCCTGATGAAGAGATacagacaggccgggcgcggtggctcaagcctgtaatcccagcactttgggaggccaagacgggcggatcacgaggttaggagattgagaccatcctggctaacacggtgaaaccccgtctctactaaaaaatacaaaaaaccggccgggcgcagtggctcaagcctgtaatcccagcactttgggagaccgagacgggtggatcacgaggtcaggggatcaagaccagcctggctaacacggtgaaaccctgtctctactaaaaaaaatacaaaaaataaaactagccaggcgaggtggcgggcgcctgtagtcccagctactcgggaggctgaggcaggagaatgtcgtaaacccaggaggtggagcttgcagtgagctgagatcgggccactgcactccagcctgggcgacagagcgagactccgtctcaaaaaaaaaaaaaaaaaaaaaccccaaaaaactagccgggcgagtagtcccagctacttgggaggctgaggcaggagaatggagtaaacctgggaggtggagcttgcagtgagctgagatccgaccactgcactccagcccgggcaacagagcgagactccgtctcaaaaaaaaaaaaaaaaaaagatacagacagGGTGGTCTGGAAGGGTCCAGAGCAGGAGCTTCTATCTCTGTAGAGTTTGGGTTACGTCACCCTCTGGGCACATGGATGAGTTCTTCACCTTCTGTCAGCCTCCACGTGTTGAGCTCTCAGAAGCTCCCCTAACCCTGTCCTTTGGGCCT is from Macaca thibetana thibetana isolate TM-01 chromosome 16, ASM2454274v1, whole genome shotgun sequence and encodes:
- the NAGLU gene encoding alpha-N-acetylglucosaminidase codes for the protein MVAVAVAAAVGVLLLARAGGAAGDEARETAAVRALVARLLGPGPAADFSVSVERALATKPGLDTYSLGGGGAARVRVRGSTGVAAAAGLHRYLRDFCGCHVAWSGSQLRLPRPLPAVPGELIEATPNRYRYYQNVCTQSYSFVWWDWARWEREIDWMALNGINLALAWSGQEAIWQRVYLALGLTQTEINEFFTGPAFLAWGRMGNLHTWDGPLPPSWHIKQLYLQHRVLDRMRSFGMTPVLPAFAGHVPEAVTRVFPQVNVTKMGSWGHFNCSYSCSFLLAPEDPMFPVIGSLFLRELVKEFGTDHIYGADTFNEMQPPSSAPSYLAAATTAVYEAMIAVDTEAVWLLQGWLFQHQPQFWGPAQIGAVLGAVPRGRLLVLDLFAESQPVYTRTASFQGQPFIWCMLHNFGGNHGLFGALEAVNGGPEAARLFPNSTMVGTGMAPEGISQNEVVYSLMAELGWRKDPVPDLAAWVTNFAAQRYGVSHPDAGAAWRLLLRSVYNCSGEACRGHNRSPLVRRPSLQMNTSVWYNRSSVFEAWRLLLTSAPSLAASPAFRYDLLDLTRQAVQELVSLYYEEARSAYLSKELTSLLRAGGVLAYELLPALDELLASDSRFLLGSWLEQARAAAVSEAEADFYEQNSRYQLTLWGPEGNILDYANKQLAGLVANYYTPRWRLFLEALADSVAQGIPFQQHQFDKNVFQLEQAFVLSKQRYPSQPRGDTVDLAKKIFLKYYPRWVAGSW